In Ignavibacteriales bacterium, a single genomic region encodes these proteins:
- a CDS encoding DUF4292 domain-containing protein, whose product MKQLSAILVVWIIIVLSGCASIPTANLAGKAISPDVVQRTVKVNRERVQSLNGSGTITVESMEVAGSGSFELMLRKPDSILVKIAGPFGIHVGSALVTRSGFTFYNSLENQLITGSVNAVNLNRIFRVNLTFDELLSLFTGGSFFPGDDNKPDSLVIEENQLVMTYGNPAGTRRYWIDPATLLIAKIQHTDVKGKLVVEERFEKFRDVGGTSLPRQIRITQHQAHRVVAVAFSSLAIDADSSPLVLDIPTNAERVRWQ is encoded by the coding sequence ATGAAGCAGCTCTCCGCGATTCTGGTGGTGTGGATTATCATCGTGCTCAGCGGATGCGCGTCAATTCCGACGGCAAACCTTGCCGGTAAGGCGATCTCGCCCGACGTTGTGCAGCGCACGGTGAAAGTGAACCGGGAGCGGGTGCAATCGTTGAACGGGTCGGGGACTATCACCGTGGAGTCCATGGAGGTGGCCGGGTCCGGTTCGTTTGAGCTCATGCTTCGCAAGCCCGACTCTATCCTGGTGAAGATCGCAGGTCCCTTCGGGATTCACGTCGGTTCTGCGCTTGTGACAAGAAGCGGGTTCACGTTCTATAATAGTCTTGAAAACCAGCTGATCACTGGGTCGGTCAATGCAGTCAACCTGAACCGTATCTTCCGGGTCAATCTGACGTTCGACGAGCTCCTGAGTCTCTTCACGGGGGGGAGTTTCTTCCCGGGGGACGACAACAAGCCGGACAGCCTTGTGATCGAAGAGAACCAGCTTGTGATGACGTATGGAAATCCCGCAGGCACTCGCCGCTACTGGATCGACCCCGCCACACTCTTAATAGCGAAGATTCAGCACACCGACGTCAAAGGAAAGCTGGTGGTGGAGGAACGGTTTGAGAAATTCAGGGACGTAGGAGGTACGTCGCTCCCGCGGCAGATTCGCATCACTCAACACCAGGCACATCGTGTCGTCGCAGTGGCGTTCTCCTCGCTCGCCATCGACGCGGACAGTAGCCCGCTGGTGCTCGACATTCCCACGAACGCAGAACGTGTGCGCTGGCAATGA
- a CDS encoding tetratricopeptide repeat protein yields the protein MKRTLIALFAFVAISAAGCSFSRDTAREQRAVQATRKINEQLKEARHEQALSRVIKASVYEVTGDFANAVLEYQEALQQEATAAIHFAISKDYSLLGKHALAAKHAKEAVGLDSSRILYRQNLASIYMNAYQPELAVPEFERIVQIDSNNTEAWFNLARLYQTSRPLRAIEIYERILDREGDDWEILLQTAEMYNVLGRFEQAAAKYRRMVELDPSNKVLQRQLAETYARGGKIQEATKILESILENDRNNAEAMAALADIYLDQRNFDEALVLYKKLMALEHTNPEVRLRVAVAYVGQAQRDSTFIEKAKPIFEQLKKEIPNDWRSYYYLGMIANQEKQDSLATQYFERVTRLAEWNGDAWWYIGTSYFEKGEYQKLVDEMQRAKRALPKDSRIYFLEGLGYSRLDRTDEAVKALKHSLDLKPDDINALSTLALTLDGLHRNSESDSLYERALRVDPQSHLILNNYGYSLAERGLQLDRALRMSLQAVAADSGNPSYLDTAGWVYFRLSKYDDARKYIEKAIAAGGASATVYEHMGDIQFKLGQKEKADEFWKQALNMNVNNQSLKDKIARGSI from the coding sequence ATGAAACGTACCCTTATTGCTCTTTTCGCATTCGTCGCAATTTCAGCCGCCGGCTGCAGTTTCTCCAGGGATACAGCGCGGGAACAGCGCGCAGTACAGGCAACCCGGAAGATCAACGAGCAGCTCAAGGAAGCCAGGCACGAACAGGCGTTGAGTCGTGTCATCAAAGCGTCGGTGTATGAAGTCACGGGCGATTTCGCAAACGCGGTGCTGGAATACCAGGAAGCCCTTCAGCAGGAGGCAACAGCTGCAATCCACTTTGCAATCTCCAAAGATTACTCTCTCCTCGGAAAGCACGCACTGGCGGCGAAGCACGCCAAAGAGGCCGTCGGTCTCGATTCGTCCAGGATCCTGTATCGCCAGAATCTAGCTTCCATCTACATGAATGCGTACCAGCCCGAGTTGGCGGTCCCGGAATTCGAACGCATCGTACAGATTGATTCGAACAACACAGAAGCATGGTTCAATCTCGCACGTCTCTATCAAACGTCCCGCCCTCTGAGGGCAATCGAAATTTATGAGCGCATTCTCGACCGTGAGGGGGATGATTGGGAGATACTGCTCCAAACGGCGGAAATGTACAATGTCCTTGGGCGCTTTGAGCAGGCCGCGGCGAAGTACAGGAGAATGGTCGAGCTTGATCCAAGCAACAAGGTGTTGCAGCGTCAGCTCGCCGAAACGTATGCACGCGGGGGGAAGATCCAGGAAGCCACAAAGATCCTTGAGAGCATTCTCGAGAACGACAGGAACAATGCCGAAGCAATGGCAGCCCTCGCGGATATCTATCTTGATCAGCGCAACTTCGATGAAGCTCTCGTGCTCTATAAGAAACTGATGGCATTGGAGCACACCAATCCCGAGGTGAGGCTCAGAGTAGCCGTGGCCTATGTGGGGCAGGCGCAGCGTGATTCAACCTTCATCGAAAAGGCCAAACCGATATTCGAGCAGTTAAAGAAAGAGATCCCGAACGACTGGCGCTCCTACTATTATCTGGGAATGATCGCCAATCAGGAGAAGCAGGACTCTCTCGCCACTCAGTACTTCGAACGCGTCACGCGGCTCGCGGAATGGAACGGCGATGCATGGTGGTATATCGGTACTTCGTACTTTGAAAAAGGGGAATACCAGAAACTTGTCGACGAGATGCAGCGGGCAAAACGAGCGCTCCCGAAAGATTCACGCATTTATTTTCTTGAAGGATTGGGCTACAGCCGGTTGGACAGGACTGACGAAGCGGTCAAAGCCCTCAAGCATTCGCTGGACCTCAAGCCGGACGATATCAATGCTCTCAGTACGCTGGCGCTGACGCTCGATGGACTCCATCGCAACTCAGAATCCGACTCGTTGTACGAACGCGCGTTGCGGGTTGATCCGCAGTCTCACTTGATCCTCAACAATTATGGTTACAGTCTGGCCGAACGCGGGTTACAGCTCGATCGTGCACTGCGGATGTCCCTGCAGGCGGTCGCGGCTGATTCCGGAAACCCGTCGTATCTGGACACCGCCGGTTGGGTGTACTTCAGGCTTTCGAAGTACGATGATGCCCGCAAGTACATCGAAAAGGCGATTGCAGCCGGTGGCGCGAGCGCGACAGTCTACGAACATATGGGGGACATCCAGTTCAAGCTCGGTCAGAAGGAAAAAGCAGACGAGTTCTGGAAGCAAGCGCTGAACATGAACGTCAACAACCAGTCGCTCAAAGACAAGATCGCCCGAGGTTCAATCTGA
- a CDS encoding tetratricopeptide repeat protein, with the protein MSFARTKEIAFRLSLPALMISLLVWGGCSSEQAVKVPPGPTPEHKKIDSLETVNVTLKQKLVKFEQDNNSLNARLSDVEAKLKAELDRAAAAAKPPPPPPAPAATYEGAQKAFGEKKYDEAIQMFQALLDGGTPEDLADNCHYWIGESYFGKKDYKEAVKHLEMVFQYKTSEKKGDAYYMLGRAHEMLGDKAKAKESYEKVVKDFPTNDNVKKAKERWGRL; encoded by the coding sequence ATGAGTTTTGCACGAACAAAGGAGATTGCGTTTCGCCTCTCCCTTCCCGCGCTGATGATCTCGCTCTTGGTTTGGGGCGGATGCTCAAGCGAGCAAGCGGTCAAAGTTCCCCCGGGGCCGACCCCCGAGCACAAGAAGATTGATTCGCTCGAGACGGTCAATGTGACTCTCAAGCAGAAGCTTGTGAAGTTTGAGCAGGACAACAATTCCCTCAATGCCAGACTCAGCGACGTTGAAGCGAAACTGAAGGCGGAACTCGATAGGGCAGCGGCAGCGGCAAAGCCACCTCCACCTCCTCCGGCCCCGGCGGCAACGTACGAAGGTGCACAGAAGGCCTTTGGAGAGAAGAAGTACGATGAAGCGATCCAGATGTTCCAGGCGCTGCTCGACGGCGGAACTCCCGAAGATCTCGCCGACAACTGCCATTACTGGATCGGTGAATCATACTTCGGCAAGAAAGATTACAAAGAAGCGGTGAAGCATCTCGAGATGGTCTTCCAGTACAAGACCTCCGAGAAGAAGGGGGACGCGTACTATATGCTCGGCCGCGCCCATGAAATGCTCGGAGACAAAGCGAAAGCAAAAGAATCATACGAAAAAGTAGTGAAGGACTTCCCCACAAACGACAACGTGAAGAAGGCAAAAGAACGCTGGGGACGCCTGTAA
- a CDS encoding M28 family peptidase, whose amino-acid sequence MKQSLLLLGTGAILVMLCACSRQDDLSLSRVTAARLKERTAVLAHDSMEGRAPGTRGEERALTYIIAQYKALGLEPAGENGTYLQRVPVIGVHIDPSATMEIGAGNKTARLKFPEEFVATTGVYEPAIAIKGADLVFVGYGIVAPEFGWDDYKGVDVTGKTLLIINDDPNTGDSTFFAGKGRTYYGRWTYKYEIAARKGAIGAIIIHTTSSAGYPFQVVKTSRSRENFDLDLPEKSRDIKLKGWTTEEATRRYLALTGFDLDTLVASAQKKTFKPIALGLKVSGRMNYAIRRLETRNVIGILRGGDQKLSQEYVVVSSHHDHLGIGAPVEGDSIYNGALDNASGVSMILAIAEEFAAMKEKPKRSMLFAAVAAEEKNLLGSQYFAEHPTVPAASMIANVNIDGINIWGRTSDVICLGAERSSLGADVEAIAAVMKLVVRPDAFPEQGSFYRSDHFSFAKVGIPSLSLRSCAEYAGKPAAYGKQVSDEFNLKHYHQPSDELRDDWNYDGALQQAEFALRLIRRLANAGALPVWNKGDEFEAAGLRMRSRK is encoded by the coding sequence ATGAAACAATCACTCTTGCTGCTGGGCACCGGAGCCATACTCGTCATGCTCTGTGCCTGTTCCCGTCAGGACGATCTCTCGCTCTCGCGTGTCACCGCTGCGCGTTTGAAAGAGCGAACCGCCGTCCTTGCGCATGATTCCATGGAAGGGCGCGCTCCCGGTACGCGCGGGGAAGAACGAGCGCTCACGTATATTATCGCCCAATACAAGGCCCTCGGCCTCGAACCGGCAGGCGAGAATGGAACATATCTGCAGCGTGTTCCGGTCATCGGCGTGCATATTGATCCGTCTGCGACGATGGAGATCGGTGCCGGGAACAAGACCGCGCGGCTGAAGTTTCCGGAGGAATTTGTCGCGACGACAGGTGTCTATGAGCCCGCAATTGCCATCAAGGGGGCTGACCTCGTCTTCGTCGGATACGGGATCGTTGCTCCGGAATTTGGCTGGGATGACTACAAAGGAGTCGATGTCACAGGAAAAACACTCCTCATTATAAACGATGATCCCAACACCGGGGACTCGACGTTCTTTGCCGGGAAAGGACGGACGTATTACGGAAGATGGACTTACAAATACGAGATCGCCGCGCGCAAAGGGGCCATTGGAGCCATCATTATTCACACAACCAGTTCCGCCGGGTATCCATTCCAGGTTGTCAAGACATCACGCTCGAGAGAGAATTTTGATCTGGACCTCCCGGAGAAATCACGGGATATCAAGCTGAAGGGCTGGACCACCGAGGAAGCCACGAGGCGGTACCTCGCGCTGACCGGTTTCGACCTCGACACACTGGTTGCGTCCGCCCAGAAGAAGACGTTCAAGCCCATTGCGCTCGGTTTGAAAGTATCGGGAAGAATGAACTACGCCATACGCAGATTGGAAACGCGCAACGTCATCGGCATTCTGCGGGGAGGCGATCAGAAGCTGAGCCAGGAATATGTCGTGGTCTCGTCGCATCACGACCACCTGGGCATCGGTGCGCCCGTAGAGGGAGACTCCATCTATAATGGAGCCCTGGATAACGCGTCCGGCGTCTCCATGATTCTCGCGATTGCCGAAGAGTTTGCTGCGATGAAAGAAAAACCGAAGCGATCGATGCTCTTTGCGGCGGTTGCGGCCGAGGAAAAGAATTTGTTGGGGTCTCAGTATTTCGCTGAGCATCCCACGGTACCGGCAGCATCGATGATTGCGAATGTCAACATTGACGGCATCAACATCTGGGGGAGAACCAGCGATGTTATCTGTCTGGGAGCAGAGCGCTCTTCGCTCGGGGCGGACGTCGAGGCGATCGCCGCGGTGATGAAGCTCGTCGTCAGGCCGGATGCATTTCCGGAGCAGGGAAGTTTCTATCGATCTGATCATTTCTCATTTGCGAAGGTCGGGATTCCTTCGCTTTCACTCCGCTCGTGCGCAGAATATGCTGGCAAGCCGGCGGCGTATGGGAAGCAAGTCTCCGATGAGTTCAACCTGAAACACTATCACCAGCCAAGCGACGAGTTGCGCGATGACTGGAACTATGACGGTGCTCTGCAGCAGGCGGAATTCGCCCTGCGGCTGATCCGACGCCTTGCCAACGCAGGCGCTCTGCCAGTCTGGAACAAGGGAGATGAATTCGAAGCGGCAGGGCTCAGGATGCGGAGTCGAAAATAA
- the radA gene encoding DNA repair protein RadA, with amino-acid sequence MSKIQTKYVCQSCGYVSPRWVGKCPNCNEWNTFVEEAPSPLKLSRKPAGAASNLDPIPMDQLESEDVPRVKTNIEEFDRVLGGGLVPGSLILLGGDPGIGKSTLMMQVALKLKDQVILYISGEESVRQIKLRAERLDASDKSGILLLAETNLDLILNVIERGTPDLIIVDSIQTMYRPGLESAPGSVSQVRESTALLLRLAKTRGIPIFVIGHVTKEGVIAGPRVIEHMVDTVLQFEGEAHYAYRILRALKNRYGSTNEIGIFEMHENGLREVKNPSEAFLSERRYGTSGSTVVSSIEGSRPILIEVQALVTPTSYGMPQRNTTGFDYRRLSLLLAVLEKRVGLHLGSQDVFVNIAGGVKIDEPAVDLGIATSITSSLRDIPVDSSTVAVGEIGLGGEIRTVGHVEKRVQEASKLGFKRIIVPHNNLKGLKGQEGIEIVGVHTVNEAIQQLIS; translated from the coding sequence GTGTCCAAGATCCAGACAAAATACGTGTGCCAGTCTTGCGGGTATGTCTCCCCCCGTTGGGTAGGAAAGTGCCCGAATTGCAATGAGTGGAACACCTTCGTCGAAGAAGCGCCATCTCCGTTGAAGCTCTCGAGAAAACCGGCAGGGGCCGCCTCGAATCTCGATCCGATTCCGATGGACCAGCTTGAGAGCGAAGACGTTCCGCGCGTCAAGACGAATATCGAGGAATTCGACCGCGTGCTCGGCGGCGGACTTGTTCCCGGTTCACTGATACTGCTCGGAGGCGATCCGGGCATCGGAAAATCCACGCTCATGATGCAGGTGGCCCTGAAGCTCAAGGATCAGGTTATTCTCTATATTAGCGGCGAAGAGTCTGTGCGGCAGATCAAGCTTCGGGCCGAACGACTCGATGCAAGCGACAAGAGCGGCATCCTGCTCCTGGCGGAAACGAATCTCGACCTCATTCTCAATGTCATCGAGCGGGGCACGCCCGACCTGATCATCGTTGATTCGATTCAGACGATGTACCGCCCCGGGCTGGAGAGCGCGCCGGGAAGCGTAAGCCAGGTACGCGAATCGACCGCGTTGCTGCTGCGGCTGGCAAAGACACGCGGCATTCCGATTTTCGTGATCGGTCATGTGACAAAGGAAGGGGTCATTGCCGGTCCGAGAGTCATCGAGCACATGGTGGACACCGTCCTGCAGTTTGAAGGCGAAGCACACTACGCATACAGGATTCTCCGCGCGTTGAAGAACCGGTACGGCTCGACGAACGAGATCGGAATTTTCGAGATGCACGAGAATGGCCTGCGGGAAGTCAAAAATCCCTCGGAGGCATTTCTTTCCGAGCGCCGGTACGGAACATCCGGATCGACAGTGGTTTCCAGCATCGAAGGATCGAGACCGATCCTCATCGAGGTGCAGGCGCTTGTCACGCCCACGAGTTACGGTATGCCTCAACGCAACACCACGGGATTCGATTACCGCCGGCTCTCCCTCTTGTTGGCGGTCCTGGAGAAACGCGTCGGCCTCCACTTGGGCAGCCAGGATGTGTTTGTGAATATCGCCGGAGGTGTGAAAATCGATGAGCCCGCAGTCGACCTCGGCATTGCGACTTCCATCACATCCAGTTTGCGTGATATTCCGGTCGACTCCTCCACCGTCGCCGTCGGCGAGATTGGACTGGGGGGAGAAATCAGAACCGTCGGACACGTTGAGAAACGTGTGCAGGAAGCATCCAAACTCGGATTCAAACGGATCATCGTACCCCATAACAATCTCAAGGGCTTGAAGGGACAAGAGGGTATTGAGATCGTCGGAGTTCATACCGTCAACGAAGCGATCCAGCAATTGATCAGCTAG
- a CDS encoding nucleoside deaminase has protein sequence MIQEEQLRFMREAIEFSRGNARDGKGGPFAALIVQGDAIIARGTNLVTSTNDPTAHAEIVAIREACRHLGTFQLAGCDFYTTCEPCPMCLGAIYWARPRAVYFANTRHDAAGIGFDDRFIYDEFTLPHEKRRIPMIQVLRDEALIAFREWTTKSDKISY, from the coding sequence ATGATACAAGAAGAGCAGCTGCGGTTCATGAGAGAGGCAATTGAGTTTTCGAGGGGAAACGCCAGAGACGGCAAAGGCGGTCCCTTCGCTGCTCTTATTGTCCAGGGTGATGCGATTATTGCGCGCGGCACGAATCTCGTCACTTCGACCAATGACCCGACAGCGCACGCGGAGATCGTCGCCATCCGGGAAGCGTGCAGGCACCTCGGCACGTTTCAACTTGCCGGATGCGATTTCTATACGACGTGCGAGCCGTGCCCGATGTGTCTCGGTGCAATCTACTGGGCGCGCCCGCGGGCCGTGTATTTCGCAAACACACGACATGATGCGGCCGGCATCGGGTTCGATGACCGCTTCATCTATGATGAATTTACCCTCCCCCACGAGAAACGCAGAATTCCGATGATTCAGGTTCTTCGGGATGAAGCGCTCATTGCCTTTCGTGAATGGACGACCAAATCTGACAAGATCTCTTACTGA
- the rdgB gene encoding RdgB/HAM1 family non-canonical purine NTP pyrophosphatase has protein sequence MNKIVLATRNSHKILEIKTILRDFPLEILTLNDVPNVPELREDGETFQANSLQKARTVYQFTKLPALADDSGLEVFYLNGRPGVISARYAGLNATDEQNNKKLLGQMRGVSPRRRKAQFRAVLTLLDENGAEVTEGICPGRLAELPRGTNGFGYDPIFMPDGFSRTYAELTSEEKNQISHRARALAAMRQILQRW, from the coding sequence ATGAACAAGATTGTCCTCGCCACACGGAACTCACACAAGATTCTTGAAATAAAGACCATTCTTCGCGATTTCCCGCTGGAGATTCTGACACTCAACGATGTTCCCAACGTTCCCGAACTGCGGGAAGACGGAGAGACATTTCAGGCCAACTCGCTGCAGAAAGCGCGCACGGTGTATCAGTTCACAAAACTCCCAGCACTCGCCGACGATTCCGGCCTCGAGGTATTCTATCTGAATGGCAGGCCGGGAGTTATCTCGGCACGTTATGCCGGCTTGAACGCGACGGACGAGCAGAACAACAAGAAACTCCTGGGACAGATGCGGGGCGTCTCGCCCCGGCGGCGGAAGGCGCAGTTTCGTGCGGTGCTCACCCTGCTGGACGAGAACGGTGCAGAAGTAACGGAAGGAATTTGTCCTGGCAGACTTGCGGAATTGCCGCGTGGCACGAACGGTTTCGGTTACGATCCAATTTTCATGCCCGATGGGTTTTCGCGTACGTACGCAGAGCTCACAAGCGAAGAGAAGAACCAGATCAGCCACCGCGCACGGGCGCTGGCGGCGATGAGACAGATCCTGCAGCGGTGGTAA
- a CDS encoding response regulator: MLSKKDPQQESVKERVALHLRAADIMANESQFKDSIAQIEAALQLDPRNYYARSFLDRVRARMEKSQKHQVEETEVKDPKTSRDDQRIAQISMLLRAADQLMAAKKFKLARQQVEKVFAIDPQNYYAKGYQERISLLDPDEVKKPAADKPEHSPQRAVMPEPPADQSRPGERASVAMYRELLKEMWFDGSVTEEEARELKKVRDLFRISDDEHRDVEKQIQIDAYVESLRIAWKDGVISQNENEVLQLMRRKFNITMEEHMCAEAKILWAKNTPNAKSTILLADDEETLLLSLAANLRKHGYDVVTAESVEKALEILQKTIPAIVVSDLLFGEGQQTGLEFYQHVREDERLNDTPFLLMSGISDEFVVRAGMRLGVDNFIEKPFDLELLLATIEGKLK; this comes from the coding sequence ATGCTGAGCAAGAAAGACCCGCAACAAGAATCGGTCAAAGAGCGCGTTGCGCTCCATTTGCGTGCCGCAGATATCATGGCCAACGAATCACAGTTCAAGGATTCCATCGCCCAGATCGAAGCGGCGCTGCAGCTCGATCCGAGGAATTACTATGCCCGTTCTTTTCTGGATCGCGTGCGTGCCCGGATGGAGAAATCGCAGAAACATCAGGTCGAAGAGACGGAAGTGAAGGACCCCAAAACTTCCCGTGACGATCAGCGCATCGCGCAGATCAGCATGCTCCTGCGCGCGGCAGATCAGCTCATGGCCGCAAAGAAATTCAAACTTGCCCGGCAGCAGGTGGAAAAAGTGTTCGCCATCGATCCGCAAAACTACTACGCTAAAGGATACCAGGAACGCATCAGCCTCCTCGACCCCGATGAAGTGAAGAAGCCTGCCGCCGACAAGCCTGAACACTCTCCTCAGCGGGCCGTGATGCCGGAGCCGCCTGCGGATCAATCCAGGCCGGGTGAGCGCGCGAGCGTAGCGATGTATCGCGAGCTGTTGAAGGAAATGTGGTTTGACGGATCCGTGACGGAAGAAGAGGCGCGCGAGTTGAAAAAAGTGCGCGACCTATTCAGAATCTCAGATGACGAGCACCGGGATGTCGAAAAACAAATTCAGATCGATGCATATGTGGAGTCTCTCCGCATTGCCTGGAAGGATGGGGTCATCTCGCAGAACGAGAACGAAGTTCTGCAGCTCATGCGGCGGAAGTTCAACATCACAATGGAAGAACACATGTGCGCGGAGGCGAAGATTCTGTGGGCCAAAAACACGCCGAACGCGAAATCAACGATCCTTCTTGCAGACGATGAAGAAACGCTGCTCCTTTCGCTTGCCGCGAACCTTCGAAAGCATGGCTATGACGTCGTAACCGCGGAGAGCGTGGAAAAGGCGCTCGAGATACTTCAGAAAACCATCCCGGCCATCGTCGTCTCCGACCTGCTGTTTGGTGAAGGTCAACAGACGGGCCTGGAGTTCTATCAGCATGTGCGCGAGGATGAACGACTGAACGACACGCCGTTTCTTCTGATGAGCGGTATCAGCGATGAGTTTGTGGTGCGCGCGGGGATGCGCCTGGGTGTGGACAACTTCATCGAAAAGCCCTTTGATCTGGAACTGCTTCTTGCCACGATCGAAGGCAAACTGAAATAA
- a CDS encoding S46 family peptidase — MLRAIVRSSAIVLLVSLVFFAGCSSNQGTRPEVTSQQVLESVKAGQFDTGKMWTFDFPPVDYFKKTYGFTPDKAWFDKARLGTLRLPGCTASFISEDGLVMSNHHCARGPLAAVAKEGEKFVTDGFYAKTLEEERKAPTYVDQLVTIEDVTSEMQAAFDSGTTDSAKAANRAAKTTQIIARYAAKFKQTTSDSMVFNVYPFYNGGHYSLYGFKRYTDVRLVFAPEEEIAFYGGDPDNFTYPRYDYDLSLFRVYENGKPLKTPNFFPFSKNGAAENEPVFVIGNPGRTARLNTVAQLETARNLSYPFNVAAGSSRLNALNAYVEKNPDKKYENINTIFGIANSLKTTKGELEALRDPIVMAKKADFEKNFRGAVVNNAQLKAKYGDPWGEIATYEKQLQALQGEALPLNVRNWSSTLSLAAGLLDYATGQMDFRGRPAGKPSWPRNYAAEVEKMMLIDQLTYMKKSLGDKNEAFNKLMAGRTPEQAAVALMSSSITGSKEKFEALANAKQDEITKTADVVLDFAKYATARSSELQSQARPVVAKQQPFLQLLGKAMYDVYGTSIPPDASFSLRIADGVVKGYDYNGTIAPIYTTFYGMYDRYHSFGKKDPWNLPARWANPPADFNMSTPINFVATSDIIGGNSGSPVINKNLEVVGLVFDGNIESLPGRFIFDDTKNRTVAVHSSGLMEAMEKIYKMDRIAKEMRFGKIVN; from the coding sequence ATGTTGCGAGCAATAGTAAGATCCTCCGCAATTGTTCTGCTTGTCTCGCTGGTGTTCTTCGCCGGCTGTTCGAGCAACCAGGGAACACGACCGGAGGTTACGAGTCAGCAAGTGCTTGAGAGCGTGAAAGCCGGACAGTTCGACACTGGCAAAATGTGGACGTTCGATTTCCCGCCGGTCGACTATTTCAAGAAGACTTACGGTTTCACCCCTGACAAAGCGTGGTTTGACAAAGCACGCCTGGGCACGTTGCGACTTCCGGGTTGTACCGCATCGTTCATCTCCGAAGACGGTTTGGTGATGAGCAACCATCACTGCGCGCGGGGTCCTCTTGCTGCCGTCGCCAAGGAAGGTGAGAAGTTTGTTACCGATGGATTTTACGCAAAGACTCTGGAAGAAGAGCGGAAAGCCCCGACGTATGTCGACCAGCTTGTGACAATCGAAGACGTGACATCCGAGATGCAGGCAGCGTTTGACAGCGGAACAACTGACAGCGCAAAGGCGGCGAACCGCGCTGCCAAGACGACCCAGATCATCGCCCGCTACGCTGCAAAGTTCAAGCAGACCACGAGCGATTCGATGGTCTTTAATGTATACCCCTTCTACAATGGTGGACACTATTCACTCTACGGCTTCAAACGTTATACCGATGTCCGCCTCGTGTTCGCACCGGAAGAAGAGATCGCGTTCTACGGCGGCGATCCAGATAACTTCACCTATCCGCGCTACGACTATGATTTGTCGTTGTTCCGCGTGTATGAAAACGGCAAGCCGCTGAAGACTCCCAACTTCTTCCCCTTCAGCAAGAACGGCGCGGCAGAGAATGAACCGGTATTTGTCATCGGCAATCCTGGTCGGACAGCTCGTCTCAATACCGTTGCCCAACTCGAGACAGCACGAAATCTCTCGTATCCATTCAATGTTGCGGCGGGGTCAAGTCGCCTGAACGCGTTGAATGCCTACGTCGAAAAGAACCCTGATAAGAAGTATGAAAACATCAACACGATCTTCGGGATCGCCAACTCACTGAAAACAACCAAAGGCGAACTTGAAGCGCTCAGAGATCCTATTGTAATGGCGAAAAAGGCCGATTTCGAGAAGAATTTCCGCGGCGCGGTTGTCAACAACGCACAGCTGAAGGCGAAGTACGGCGATCCGTGGGGAGAGATTGCGACGTACGAAAAGCAGCTTCAGGCACTCCAGGGCGAGGCGTTGCCGCTGAACGTCCGGAACTGGTCTTCCACGCTGTCGCTCGCTGCCGGTCTTCTCGATTACGCAACCGGTCAGATGGATTTCCGCGGCCGACCGGCCGGCAAACCTTCGTGGCCAAGAAATTATGCGGCAGAAGTTGAGAAGATGATGCTGATAGACCAGCTGACGTACATGAAGAAGTCGCTCGGCGACAAGAATGAAGCATTCAACAAGCTGATGGCAGGACGTACGCCGGAACAGGCCGCAGTCGCGCTCATGAGCAGTTCCATAACTGGATCCAAGGAGAAGTTCGAAGCATTGGCGAATGCCAAACAGGATGAGATCACAAAGACCGCAGACGTTGTTCTCGACTTCGCGAAGTATGCCACTGCCCGCTCCTCTGAACTCCAGTCGCAGGCACGCCCTGTCGTTGCGAAGCAGCAGCCTTTCCTGCAATTGCTGGGCAAGGCGATGTACGATGTGTACGGCACCAGCATCCCGCCCGATGCGAGCTTCTCGCTGCGCATCGCGGACGGTGTTGTCAAAGGATACGACTACAACGGTACAATCGCCCCAATTTATACAACCTTCTACGGAATGTATGACCGGTACCACTCCTTCGGCAAGAAGGATCCATGGAATCTGCCAGCCCGATGGGCAAATCCTCCTGCCGATTTCAACATGAGCACGCCGATTAATTTTGTTGCCACCAGCGACATCATCGGCGGCAACTCCGGCAGCCCTGTGATCAACAAAAACCTCGAAGTGGTCGGCCTCGTGTTTGATGGAAACATCGAGAGCCTCCCCGGCAGGTTCATCTTCGACGATACGAAGAACAGGACTGTTGCTGTTCACTCCTCCGGACTGATGGAAGCAATGGAGAAGATCTACAAGATGGACAGGATTGCGAAGGAGATGCGTTTCGGCAAGATCGTCAACTAG